CATAAAGGTCCGCGCTGCGCACTCATGGTTCCGATCAGTACAAAAATGAATTGAACAATACGTGATGTCTGAAAAGTTTTATGCGAAAGATAGCGGTGGAAAAAAGCAGTAATTGCAAACATGCGAAGAAAATAAAACCCCAGCATGAAGATCACAGCAAACCAAGATACGCCCACCCAAAATGCAGCTAAACAAGCGATATGTAATAAAATAAAAGGAATAATTCTTAACCATTGAATTTTCTTTTCAATGACATATTCGCTAGAAGCACCCACTTGCGCATTTTCTGAATCTGACCAGCTATCGATCCAGCGCAGAAAAAATTTAGACATTGATTCTTCCTGATCTAAAGCATTTCTTTTGGTTCTAATTTAGAAAATGCGCAATGAATTTTATGTGAAGTTCACTCGGTTACGAGATAAATATAAGCATCTACGCAACCAGAATTTCACTATTTAGATTGTGTTGTTTTAACGAGTTTAGAAACGTCGTAGCCATAGCTTTTCGCGGTTTGCAGATAAGATTGATATGTCGCCTCATCAAGTTGAGGGCTACGAGAAAGAATCCATAAATATTTATGGCTTGGACCACCCACTAAAGCGACCTGATAATTTGGGTCAACTCTTAAAACCCAGTAATCGCCTTTTGTAAAAGGAATCCATCTAAGACCAGAAGGTAAAAAGCTCACCTTCAATTTACTGTTGCCTTCATTTTGCGGATAAGCAACTCCTTCAGATGAGATCATTTCGCCTTTTTTTGTCGTACAGCTATTTAAAACACCAACGGTTTTGTCCGCGTTAATAGAATAGTTTGCAGTTGTATTTGCTACACAATTACGCTGAAAAAACATCGGTAAATGCGCAATTTCATACCACTTACCTGCGTATTTATTAATATCAATAGAATCAACAGCGACAGGTTTAGTATTGGTGTCTGCAAAGGTGCTCAAAGGAAGCATTAAACTGACCGCTGCAAGGCTACTGCTGATGACAAGTGATTTAAATAATAATTTCATGATTGCCCTCTTCTGTTTATTTCATACGTTTAAACATACGTCAGAGGGCTGTGAACAAAGTGTGAATTTTAAAAATTAAGCAACATTAATAAGGATTTAATTGTATTTCTTTAGTGCATCTGCAACTGGAAAATCAAGCTCAAAGCACACACCCTCAACCGTGTTATAAACTCGATAGCGGCCATGATGTAGATCCAGAATTGAAGCAACAATCGACAAACCTAATCCACCTGTTTGATTCTCATCACTTCGACTTGCGTGGCATTGGTAAAATCTTTCAAAAAGATGCTCAAGTTGATGTTCAGCAATTGAAATACCACCCGTGACCACAGTCAGACTCACCCATTGCTTATGCTCAATCATCTTATGTTTTGTTGCGATATAAATAGTTCGCTTGTCACCACCGTGAACCAACGCATTTAAAATCAGGTTATAAACGGCTCTTTGAAAAAGCTCAGGATCTGCAAATAACGTTTGAGCTTCTAAGTTAAAACTAAAATGACAGTCTTGTTCCTCGGCCTGATATTCAAAAATCTGGCATAACCTATCCATAACATCTTGGAGGTTTATTTCTTGTTTATTTACAAGCACCATTTTCTGATCGGCTCTTGCCAAGAAAAGCATGCTATCAATCATGCGTTTTAATCTGTGATAATCATCTAAATGAGAAACCAGTAAATCTTCATATTGTTCAACCGAACGTTCACCAGTTAAAGCAATCTCAGTTTGCCCAATCAGATTATTTAAAGGTGTGCGGAACTCATGTGCGATATCTTCAGAAAAACGGTTGAGCTGCGTATAGCCCTTTTCAATACGCTCAAGCATGTGGTTTATATCTTTTGAAAGCAGATCAACTTCTAAAGGTGAATTTGGGAGGTTTAACCGTTTTTGTAGCTGATTTACGTTAATAGAATGAGTTTGCTTGCGAAGCTGTTGTAGCGACTTTAAACCTAAATGACACACTAAAATGCAAAGCACAAAGATCGCAAACACGCCCCCGACCACATAGATCAAGAGACTTTCTTGAAAAGGTAAAAGAATATTAATGCGTTCCGACCATTGTTTACCTGCAATGAGCAGATAAGGTTCGTTATTAATTTTTATGGTTTTCCACGCAATTCTCGTTGGATATGAGTTGTTAGCTAAATCTTGAAATTGAAGACTGTCGCGCTGTGCAAGCGGAGGTAGTTGAATGTGAAGCGGATTGATATTAATTAAAGTTTTGTCTTTATGAATAAAAAGAAATAAGTTGTCTTGATTGCCAAGCATGTTTTGATACAGCTTAGGCCGCGCAATGATTTGCTCTACATTTTCGCTATCTTGCAGCAAAATTTCCAAACGGTTAATTCTGTCTGCTAAAGCTTTATCTTGCTGCTTTAACAAAATCTGGTTAATACCCAAATAGGTCATAAAGCCGACTGAACATAAAATTAAGGCAGAACAAAGCGTGACCAGTAATGTAATACGGACTTCAAGAGAACGCACAAATTTAAAGTTCATAAACTAACCGAAATTTTATAGCCCAAGCCACGTATGGTATGAATAAGTTTTAATTCATATCCCTCATCAATTTTGCTTCGTAAACGGCGTACTGCGACGTCAATAAAGTTGGTATCGGTGTCAAAGTTAATATTCCAAACTTCGGAACCAATTTGTCTGCGCGTCACAATTTGCTCTTTGTTGAGCAACAAATAACGCAACAAATTAAATTCGGTTTTACTCAGCTCAATTAAGTTGCCACTACGCCATACTTTATGACCAACCATATCCATTTTTAGATCACTAATAGACAACTCATTTTCTTGCAGGTATTGCTGTCGTCTTAACAGACTTTTAATGCGTGCCAATAGTTCAATATAGGAAAAGGGTTTAGCCAAGTAATCATCTGCTCCCAACTCCAAACCTTTCACTCTATCCATCACCTGATCTTTCGCCGTTAAAAAAATCACCGGAATTTTTGAAAACTGGCGTAGGACTTGTAATACGCTCCAGCCGTCTATGTCTGGCAGCATGACATCAAGAATAAGCAAGTCATATTGATCTCTCTTTAGCATTTCCAAACCTTGCAGCCCTAAGTGAACACACTCCGCTTGATATCCAGACTCTTTTAATCCTTTGACCAAATAAGTGGCGATCTTCATCTCGTCTTCAATAATAAGGATACGCATTTTGTAGAGACTCATTTGAAAGATGACAACTTTGTAATGTGATTGTCATGCTTGAAATTAAGCAATTTGTTTAAGATTTTCAAAGCGACATAGAGGCAATCATCATGAAAAAATTGAACTGGCTGATGTTAGCAGCCATGCTATTCGGTAGTAGTACTTTTGCACAGCCCCCTGCTTTGAATCAAGTTTATTCGTTAGATCTTCAAACTGCCCACCTGCTAGCCGACAGTGCAAAAGAGGCATGCAAAAAATTAAATCAAAACATTGCGGTTGTTGTTGTAGATCGCGGTGGTAATCCATTAACTGCCGAACGGCATGAGTTGGTGGGCCCGCATAACTTAATGGCTGCCGAGAAAAAAGCCTATACCGCGTTATCTACCAAAACATCGACCTTAGTTTTAAGCCAAAATAGTAACCAAAACCCCGATGCAAAAAATTTAACTACCGTAGCAAATTTACTTTTGTTAGGCGGTGGCGTACCTGTCCGTTTTGAGAACCAAGTGATCGGAGCCATTGGGGTTGCAGGTGCTGGCGGCGCACAAAATGACAATCAATGCGCAAGCAAAGCCATTGAAACCGTTTTTCGTTCATAAGGAGTTCATCATGACTAAATCATTTATTGCTTTATCTTCATTATTTATAGCTTCAGCTACATTTGCACAAACTAATCCACTAAGTGTTCATGTGTTAAACCTAGAGACGGGTTTGCCCTCTTCTCAGGTTGAAGTGGTTTTAGAAAAAAATACCAATAACCAGTGGGTTAAACTCAACCAGCAAGTGACCGATTCAAATGGTCGTATTACTGCGCTCTATCCAGAAAATAAAAAACTAGAGCAAGGAGTTTATAAAGTTACCTTTAAAACTGAAGACTGGTTTAAGAAGAACAAACAACAAACTTTTTTTGCCGAGGTTCCAGTAATTTTTAAAGTCGATGGAAGCGTAAATCACTACCATATTCCGTTACTACTTAGCCCTTACGGTTATTCAACCTATAGAGGCAACTAAAATAAAAACCCCCTTTATCTGTTGTACAAATAAAGGGGTTGATTAAAAACGATGCGTTTTACGAACAGACACCATTGCTAATAATCGATTTTTTATTTGAATCTAGCGCCACAATTGAAGAAGAGATGGTATTAATAATTTGGCTCATCGCTTCATTTGAAGCACCTACAATTGCTTCCATTTTTTTAGCTTTTTGATCAATCGGCTGTTTAAACGCAATTCTACAATTGAGCTGCGCTCCTCTATTCGAGATTACTTTAGGATTCGTTGACTCTAGTTGCGTAGGCGGTATTTGGCGCTTCACTACCCAAGATACGGCAACGTTGATATTGCTATTATCTACAATATCAAAATGAGAAAAGTCAGTAGAAACTCGATATAGAGGCTGATTGTTTCCAGAAAGCCCACTGCTATAACTGTCAATTGCTCCAAGTTTTTGTTGCAAACCAGCCGATAAGGTATCGCGTAGCTGTGTACCCAAAGTCGATGTCCAGCGCTCATTATCAAGTACAGTCGACTTACCATTACTGTCTTGTAGCACCAGTGGCGCACGGTCTAAGCGATCTGGAATCCCGACCGGCAAGACCTCAATCACCTGCACAGTCGAGTTCGAGACCGGAGTCACTTTAGGTGTAAGCGTATAATAGTTTGGTGTTGGTGAACTAGAACATGCTGTCATAGCTATGGCTGTCAAAAGCACTCCACTCCCAAGCAGCCATTTGGCTACTTTAGAGTGTTGCAATGATCGGTTCTTTTTATTTTTCATCGTTGGCCTCTGGTCTCTTACCACGAATAATAGATTCAGGATGTTGTTCAATATAGTCTGCCATTAACTGTAATGACGCAGCCGCACGAGTCATTTGTTGTAGTGCTTTACGTACGTCTTGTTGTAACGGCGCATCGCTCGACAAAATAGACTCGGAAGATCTTACAGTTTTACGAACATCGTCTAAGGTTGCTTGTAAACCAGGAGCAACTTTACCATCTAACTGTTTAACCAGCTTGTCGGTAGACTCAATGGCTGTATTCATATTCTTAAGCGTTTTGCGAACATCCTGCCCAATTTCGACTAGTGGGAATTTTGTTAATTTATCAGCAATTTGGGAAACCTGTGCCTGTAAACCACTTAACTCTGTTGCAGTAGTTGGAATTACTACACGGCCATCATTCAAGATTTGTAGAGTGGCAGGTTTTGCTTTAGAGAACTTATCTAAAGCAATATAGTTTTGACCCGTTAAGAGGTTGCCGGTTCTCATTTGGGCACGCCATCCATGCTCAACAAAATCTTTGAAAATGTCGCTGTTTGGATTGAGTGCTTGACCATTTTCAACGCGTGAAGGATAAATCACTGCCTCAACACGCATGCGAATCTGCTTATAGTTGTTATAAAACTCTGCATTAATTGATTTAATACTACCAATTTCAATTCCCATGAAGTCGATTGGCGCACCCACAGCCAAACCACGTAATGAGTGATCAAAGTACATAATCACGCCACGCGGTAGACCATCCGGCTCTTTTAATGCTTCAGCTTTTGAGTCCCAAAGATTAAAACGGCTCTTGTTAGCAGCGACAGTCGCATTTGAGTTTTCAGGGAAACCAAACGCAATACCACCAGCAACAATACTTGCAAGCGATTGAGTATCTAAGTTAAAGCCTGAAGCATTTAACGTCACATCAATACCACTTGCCTGCCAGAAACGTGTGTCAGTCGTTACAAATTTATCGTACGGCGCACGAATAAACGTCTGAAGTTCTACACTTTTACCGTCATCAGATAGCTTATAAGCTGTAATTTGTCCTACGTTAATTCTTCGGTAATAAATTGGCGAACCAATATCTAAAGATCCCAAATCATCGGCTTTCAAGAAAAACTCTTTGCCCGGCACATCGGACGTAATCACTGGCGGTATTTCCAGACCTGTGAATTCAAGTTTTTTCTCGGGTGATTTCCCGCCATCCACTTCAATATATGAACCCGATAATAAAGTATCGATGCCTGAAACCCCACTTGTCCCAATCCGTGGACGCACTACCCAGAACCGTGAATCTTGAGCGGCGAAATTGCTTGCATCCTTACGTAAATCAATGCGCGCAATAATGTGAGATCGGTCTTCTGCAAGATCGATTTGCCGTACCACCCCAATGTCTACCTGCTTATAGCGTACTGTTGTTTTACCTGCGACTAAACCTTCGGCGGTACGAAAAGATACTTCAATGGTTGGTCCATTAGAAAGTAATGCTTTCACCGCCAAAGAAAGCGCAATCAGCAGCGCAATAAGTGGAATAATCCAGATTAGTAGAGGCTTCCACCGATTTTTCTTTTCTTGGGGTTCTGGTAAATCATTCATGTTTTCCAGTTCAACATCTGTTTCATGATGATCTGAGGTCTCACTGGTTGTTTTGTTTTCAGACATACTCATTGTTCTTTTATTGACTGGGATTAATGGAATCATTATTCAAAGGCGAATGCTCTGCCTGAATAATTGTGTTTTTTTCCGAAGAAACACGGTTAGGTTTATTTGTATTTTGAGATGCATAAAAATTATCCCAAATAATACGTGGGTCAAAACTTAAAGATGCAAACATGGTTAAAACCACAACCGCACCAAAAGCAATTGAACCCGGTCCCGCTAAAATAGTTGCAAGTGATTGAATTTGAATAAGAGCGGTAAGTAAGGCTACCACAAACACATCAATCATGGACCAGCGCCCTACAAATTCAACAATGCGGTAGAGTTTAATGCATTGCTCCGGTGCAAACTTCCACGCCGCGGATGACTGTATATATACAACCAACAACAGGAAATACAAAATAAGAAGCTTTAGCATCGGAATAAAAATACTCGCCATAAAAATGACCACCGATACTAAATAGTCTCCACTTTGCCAAAAGTAAATGACCCCACTCATGATGGTATCTTGCTGACGGCCCAAAAGAGAGTCAGTTACCGTCATAGGAAGGACATTTGCAGGAATATAGAGAATGGTCGCAGCTACCACTAAAGCGAAGGTACGATTTAAACTTCCCGGCTTACGCTCGTGCAAAACGCTATGGCATCTAACACAGCGGAGAAATTGGTTTTTATGAGCATCAGTTTTATTTACTTTTGAAGAATTCAATAAGCCACAGCAATGACACAATATCAGTGAAAGATCTTTGGCTCTTGGATATTGTTTTAAAATCATATTGGTATTTGTGATTTTTTCAGGAGTCACATTTTTTATTTTTGCCATGGCTGTGACCTATCAATTTCATTCCATATATCACTCACCTTTACGGAAGTAATATAAACCATTAATAGGCTCAAGACCGCAAATGCCCATAGAGCAATTTCCGGAATAACAAGAACCATGCCCATTAATTTTACAAGCGTGACCAGAATTCCAATCAGGAACACCTCAACCATTCCCCACACTCTCATAAAATAAAGTGTTCGCAAGGCACCGACTAAAAATTGGGGGCGTTTCTTTAATATACTGACCGTACCGAGTACATAGCCCAGCAATAACAAATACGTAAGTGGCACAATGAATGTAGTAATTAAAATAAGAACACCGACAAATGCCCGATCGTAATGAAACATTACCCACACGGCGCCCAGTAAAGTGGTTTCGGATATGTTGCCTTGCAGTTCAATTTTGACAATGGGAAAGCTATTGGCAATAACAAATACAATGAGGGCCGTTAAAATTAGAGCTAACAATGTAGTAAAAGGCTTGGTATGCCGATAAAGCTCTGCACCACAGCAGACACAATAAGCTCTTTTTCCGTAAGCAAGCGGGACTCTACGATAGACGGTATCGCACTCCTCACATCCTGCTAATTCTTTAAGCTTCATAGTTATACTCTAAGATTTATCGTTTTACTCTGCTAATAATTGCTTACTATAACGCTTGCCTAAAATAGTATTTATAAGCAATGTGCCAAACTAATCTCATTTCTTCAAGAAAAAATTAGTGGCTGTATCAATGAATTATTTTATTAAATAAAAGAAAAAGAACTAAAAGCCCCTTTTCTCAAAGGAGCTTTTAACACGTTTAAAATTAAATGGATATTATATTTGAATAAAATTAGGCGCTCTTCAACGCAAAAATATTCCAATGCAACTTCACACCCAATACGCCTAATAAAATTAAACCTGCACCTAAAACTTGAGTACTCGTCAACACATGATCAAAGAAGAAATAATCAATCACTATGGTCGATATTGGATAAATAAAAGATAAGATCGCAATATTATTTAAAGGTATTTTCTTAATCGCCGAATACATTAAATAGTAGAGAAATGCAGTATGCAAAACTCCCAATCCGACCACAAACAGCCATTGTTGACCGATCGGCGGGTTTTCAAAAACCGACATAAATGGAGTCATGGCAATGGCCCCGCTCAGGGTTTGTATAAATACAATTAATAACGGCGGGGTATTACTTAATTTTTTAGTGATTAATACCGATATTGAATAAAGTGTTGTAGCAATAAGAACCAGTCCCAAACCGACTAACTCATTAGAGTTCACCGAAGCATTGCCTAAGCCTATAATCACGATTAGCCCTATAAAAGCAACGATGGTCCATAGCACATCATTTTTATTGAGCTTTTCGTGAAAGACCAAAGCCCCTAAAAATAAAATGACAAACGGATTCACGTGATAAACAATCGTCGCTAAAGAAATAGAAGTTTTAGGAAAAGCGGCAAACAGTAGAACCCAGTTAAAAATAATTAGAAGGCCCGAAGTCACCATTAAAAACAGTTCTTTTTTACCGAAGTATACTTTTTTAAAATGACCATAGTAGTAACAAATCGGTATTAAACACAATGCTGAAATAAGGCAACGGAAAAATACAATATTAACGGGTGATTGACCTGACTTAATCACAAATAGACCAATACTCCCTGAAAGCAGCATGGCTACGACCATTTCAAGCGTGCCGACTTTTCTTTTTAAATGATGATCATCCACGAATTTCTCCAAAAATTTATATTGTTAAGTCTTCATCTATTTTTATTTCAGATTTTATAAACTCACTCTTTCTTAGTATTTGGTGAGTTTTTAGTCTAAATAACTTGTCCTTTTTAAAATCTAGAACAATAAAATAAAAGATTAATCATGTTAATTTTTAATTAAGAAATCATTATTTCAAAATAAAAAGATAGTTAATTCATTCTAAAATACTAATTCTTTAGCTCAATAAATTTAGTTAACCCTCACTAAAAAGTAATCTAACAACTTGGTTTGTTCTTCAACGCTATCTGAAGTCAAAAGTCCTAAAATTGCCCCATCTATCATAAATATAAAAATTTCCGCTTCGGCATATGAAACGGCTTTTTTAGTTTCCATAAGCAGGCAGAAAATTTCATTTTTAATCCATCGTCTATAGCGTATTGCCGTTTGGTAAGCTATAGGATAACTCGTTTTAATTTCAAAAATTGCTTTAAACAACAGATAATAAGCGCTCTTTAAATTGGCATGTAAGAGATAGATTTGCCTGAGTTTATGAGCGAAAGTTGAATAGTGAGTCGTTTCTATCTCCACTCTTACTTTTTCCATTAATGTGTCTTTTTGAAGTAAGAGGCACATTTCAATCAGACGTTCTTTTGAATGAAAGTAGTTATAAAAAGTAGCTTTGGAAATTTTAGTTTCACTAATAATTCGGTCTACCCCAACCTTATGAAACCCGTATTGTTTAAATAAATCCGATGCTATGTAGAGCACGTGTAATGCTCTAAATGAAGTGCCTAAATTTTTCATGTATACCGCTTAAAATAATTTTTTGTTGTATGTAAAAAGAGATAAAAATGCCGTCACTCTTAAAATGAGTGCTAAATACAGGCATGCGAAAACCGCACAAAATGGTGTGCTCGCCTATCTCGGGTTTATTGTTGCTATGATTTTGAGTCGTAACGATGCTTAAGGCGTAGAAAACCTACGGTCTATTGAGCCGTTTTAATGACTGTTTAGGCGGTATAAATAGAGAGAATTTGGCAAAGGCCAATAAATAAGAAATAGTACGCATGTGCGGACTCCTTTTGATTTAAAAGAGTCTTACCAATTACTGTCAAATAATGGTGGCAAGACTAGAAGGGTTGACAGACTGGTACAAAAGGAAACCAGCGCACGCAAGCGTGCCCCTCCTAGCCTCACCATAAAGGCGTGACTTAGGAGTACGCACAAAACGAAATAAAACGTTGTTGTGCGCCTTTTGTACCAGCTCTGTCAAAAGCTGACTGGCAATGTAGGCCAGCAGGCAAAGGATAGTGCTCTGCCCTATTACAGTCAAGCACACAAAATGACATTTGTTTTAAATTAGATCATTAAAAACTAAGGATAAATAATTAAAATTTATTGTTCATTTGGGTTTATAAATTATTTATATAAAACGTAGTATATATACCTAATAAAAGTTTATTGTTTACTTTAACTTGAGTATGAATCATATATTTTGATAACAATTTAATTCATTTATACAAGGATAATTATGACTTTAAATACAGTAATGCTCTCTACTCAAAGGCTTACCCTAAAACCATTTACCGCAAATGATGCAGATGAAACCTATAACTGTATTACCCCTACGCTCACACGCTATATGGCTTGGGATCCTCAACCAAGGCATGAATTCGATCAAACTTGGAGTAATTGGCTAAAGAATTTTGCTCTTGGCAATGAAATTATTTTTGTTATTAGAGAGACATCTTCTCAAGTATTTATAGGTCTTGTAGGACTACACCGTATGCAAACAAGTAACCCAGAGTTAGGCATATGGATACGCGAAGATTACCACTATCATGGCTATGGTAGAGAAGCTGTAACAGCAGTAGCAAAATGGGCAATTGACTTTGTTAAGCCGGACTTTTTTGTTTATCCCGTCGCAGAAGAAAACTACCCAAGTCGCAAAATTGCTGAATCTTTAGGGGGCAAAGTAGTTTCAAAGTTTACTGGCCCCAAATACGAACTTGTAACCTATGAGATTCCTGTTAGCTTTTAATTCTATAAAAACCATATTAATCAAATGGCTATCGGCTTCATAAAAGATACAACTTGCAAAATAGCTGCTATGACAATATTTTAGAGTAATTACTCTAAAATGAGATCTAATAATGAAAAATATAAGAATTGGTTCATATCAATGGATGCAAGCTACAAATGGTCAGCTCAGCTTCAAAGAAAAAATTAAATTAATTCAAAAAATTATGATGCCTAGCATCCTGAATTCTATAAAGATAAATTATTATCGATTTCAAACTGGTAACGATTTTGATATAGGGCAAATTGTAATACCAGATACTCAAATGATTAAAATCGCACTTGAGGAATTAGAATCAAAAGCAAGTATATCTATTTACAATCATTCATGGCGAACATACTTCTGGGGAGCCGCCCTAGGTCATTTACAAAACCGGCAGTTTGACCCTGAGTCACTCTTATTAGCTTCACTTTTTCATGATATTGGTCTAACTGAGCAACATATGCATAGTAAAGGCTGTCAATGTTTTACATATGAAAGCGCTAAACAATTTGAGCAAAAGGCGAAAGAATATAACTTTGATGACAAGAAAAGCGAAGTGATTAAAGATGCTATATGTCTACACATGAATGGATATATAGAGGATTCTGATCCATCTGAGATTATTCTATTACAGCAAGGTGCTTCTTGTGATGTAATTAGTGACAACCAATATAAGCTCCCCTTATCTTTTAGAAATGAAATTTTAGAAAAATATCCTAGAAATCAATTTAATAAAGAATTTATTAAACTTATTAATTTAGAGAGAAAAAAAGTTCCGAGTTCGCGAACAGGCTTATTATATGACCTTGGATTACCCCTCATGATTAAATCAAATTTATATAATGAATAAGTTTAATTAAACATATTAGTCATAAAACAACTTTTCTATCATGACGAGAAATTTCAATTAACAACTGTTTTATATTCCTTAGCATGAGTATGCCTTAATATATGCAAAAGATATAAATTAAAGGCACCCGCTCTAATGAATGATTCAGTTAAGTGGCTAGAAATTCTAAATAAAATTACTGGTATTGCTCAAACAGGTTTACATTACTCAAAAGATGTTTATGACAAAGAACGTTATGAGCAGCTTTTAGGGCATATTGAACATCTATTAGAACTAAAAGAAATTAATACAGAAAATTTTATTAATAATGTTCTGCAAGATGTGGGTTATGCGACTCCCAAACTAGATGTTAGAGCAGTTGTGTTTAAAGAAAATAAATTGTTATTAGCAAAAGAAATTGGCGATGGACGCTGGTCTGTTCCCGGTGGTTGGGCTGATGTAGGCTACTCAGCATCGGAAAATGCAGAAAAAGAAGTTTTAGAAGAGACAGGATTGCGGGTTAAAGCCATTAAATTATTAGCTTTAACTGATAGAACCAAGCACCCTCATCCTCCAATGTTTTTACATGTGTATAAGGCATTTTTCTGGTGTGAAATTATTGATGGCGAGCTTACCCCAAGTATTGAAACACCAGAAGTTGGCTTC
The window above is part of the Acinetobacter baumannii genome. Proteins encoded here:
- the uraH gene encoding hydroxyisourate hydrolase; the protein is MTKSFIALSSLFIASATFAQTNPLSVHVLNLETGLPSSQVEVVLEKNTNNQWVKLNQQVTDSNGRITALYPENKKLEQGVYKVTFKTEDWFKKNKQQTFFAEVPVIFKVDGSVNHYHIPLLLSPYGYSTYRGN
- a CDS encoding DMT family transporter — protein: MDDHHLKRKVGTLEMVVAMLLSGSIGLFVIKSGQSPVNIVFFRCLISALCLIPICYYYGHFKKVYFGKKELFLMVTSGLLIIFNWVLLFAAFPKTSISLATIVYHVNPFVILFLGALVFHEKLNKNDVLWTIVAFIGLIVIIGLGNASVNSNELVGLGLVLIATTLYSISVLITKKLSNTPPLLIVFIQTLSGAIAMTPFMSVFENPPIGQQWLFVVGLGVLHTAFLYYLMYSAIKKIPLNNIAILSFIYPISTIVIDYFFFDHVLTSTQVLGAGLILLGVLGVKLHWNIFALKSA
- a CDS encoding GlcG/HbpS family heme-binding protein; the protein is MLAAMLFGSSTFAQPPALNQVYSLDLQTAHLLADSAKEACKKLNQNIAVVVVDRGGNPLTAERHELVGPHNLMAAEKKAYTALSTKTSTLVLSQNSNQNPDAKNLTTVANLLLLGGGVPVRFENQVIGAIGVAGAGGAQNDNQCASKAIETVFRS
- a CDS encoding lipocalin family protein, producing MKLLFKSLVISSSLAAVSLMLPLSTFADTNTKPVAVDSIDINKYAGKWYEIAHLPMFFQRNCVANTTANYSINADKTVGVLNSCTTKKGEMISSEGVAYPQNEGNSKLKVSFLPSGLRWIPFTKGDYWVLRVDPNYQVALVGGPSHKYLWILSRSPQLDEATYQSYLQTAKSYGYDVSKLVKTTQSK
- a CDS encoding paraquat-inducible protein A yields the protein MKLKELAGCEECDTVYRRVPLAYGKRAYCVCCGAELYRHTKPFTTLLALILTALIVFVIANSFPIVKIELQGNISETTLLGAVWVMFHYDRAFVGVLILITTFIVPLTYLLLLGYVLGTVSILKKRPQFLVGALRTLYFMRVWGMVEVFLIGILVTLVKLMGMVLVIPEIALWAFAVLSLLMVYITSVKVSDIWNEIDRSQPWQK
- a CDS encoding PqiC family protein, encoding MKNKKNRSLQHSKVAKWLLGSGVLLTAIAMTACSSSPTPNYYTLTPKVTPVSNSTVQVIEVLPVGIPDRLDRAPLVLQDSNGKSTVLDNERWTSTLGTQLRDTLSAGLQQKLGAIDSYSSGLSGNNQPLYRVSTDFSHFDIVDNSNINVAVSWVVKRQIPPTQLESTNPKVISNRGAQLNCRIAFKQPIDQKAKKMEAIVGASNEAMSQIINTISSSIVALDSNKKSIISNGVCS
- a CDS encoding heavy metal sensor histidine kinase, which encodes MNFKFVRSLEVRITLLVTLCSALILCSVGFMTYLGINQILLKQQDKALADRINRLEILLQDSENVEQIIARPKLYQNMLGNQDNLFLFIHKDKTLININPLHIQLPPLAQRDSLQFQDLANNSYPTRIAWKTIKINNEPYLLIAGKQWSERINILLPFQESLLIYVVGGVFAIFVLCILVCHLGLKSLQQLRKQTHSINVNQLQKRLNLPNSPLEVDLLSKDINHMLERIEKGYTQLNRFSEDIAHEFRTPLNNLIGQTEIALTGERSVEQYEDLLVSHLDDYHRLKRMIDSMLFLARADQKMVLVNKQEINLQDVMDRLCQIFEYQAEEQDCHFSFNLEAQTLFADPELFQRAVYNLILNALVHGGDKRTIYIATKHKMIEHKQWVSLTVVTGGISIAEHQLEHLFERFYQCHASRSDENQTGGLGLSIVASILDLHHGRYRVYNTVEGVCFELDFPVADALKKYN
- a CDS encoding PqiB family protein; this encodes MSMSENKTTSETSDHHETDVELENMNDLPEPQEKKNRWKPLLIWIIPLIALLIALSLAVKALLSNGPTIEVSFRTAEGLVAGKTTVRYKQVDIGVVRQIDLAEDRSHIIARIDLRKDASNFAAQDSRFWVVRPRIGTSGVSGIDTLLSGSYIEVDGGKSPEKKLEFTGLEIPPVITSDVPGKEFFLKADDLGSLDIGSPIYYRRINVGQITAYKLSDDGKSVELQTFIRAPYDKFVTTDTRFWQASGIDVTLNASGFNLDTQSLASIVAGGIAFGFPENSNATVAANKSRFNLWDSKAEALKEPDGLPRGVIMYFDHSLRGLAVGAPIDFMGIEIGSIKSINAEFYNNYKQIRMRVEAVIYPSRVENGQALNPNSDIFKDFVEHGWRAQMRTGNLLTGQNYIALDKFSKAKPATLQILNDGRVVIPTTATELSGLQAQVSQIADKLTKFPLVEIGQDVRKTLKNMNTAIESTDKLVKQLDGKVAPGLQATLDDVRKTVRSSESILSSDAPLQQDVRKALQQMTRAAASLQLMADYIEQHPESIIRGKRPEANDEK
- a CDS encoding paraquat-inducible protein A, translated to MAKIKNVTPEKITNTNMILKQYPRAKDLSLILCHCCGLLNSSKVNKTDAHKNQFLRCVRCHSVLHERKPGSLNRTFALVVAATILYIPANVLPMTVTDSLLGRQQDTIMSGVIYFWQSGDYLVSVVIFMASIFIPMLKLLILYFLLLVVYIQSSAAWKFAPEQCIKLYRIVEFVGRWSMIDVFVVALLTALIQIQSLATILAGPGSIAFGAVVVLTMFASLSFDPRIIWDNFYASQNTNKPNRVSSEKNTIIQAEHSPLNNDSINPSQ
- a CDS encoding heavy metal response regulator transcription factor, producing the protein MRILIIEDEMKIATYLVKGLKESGYQAECVHLGLQGLEMLKRDQYDLLILDVMLPDIDGWSVLQVLRQFSKIPVIFLTAKDQVMDRVKGLELGADDYLAKPFSYIELLARIKSLLRRQQYLQENELSISDLKMDMVGHKVWRSGNLIELSKTEFNLLRYLLLNKEQIVTRRQIGSEVWNINFDTDTNFIDVAVRRLRSKIDEGYELKLIHTIRGLGYKISVSL